One part of the Aspergillus fumigatus Af293 chromosome 7, whole genome shotgun sequence genome encodes these proteins:
- a CDS encoding ribose phosphate diphosphokinase subunit PRS1, whose translation MRGVQIFSGTSHPVLAETICERLGTLPARAVLGKFANGETRVDIGVSVRNQDVYIVQSGSQKINDSVMELLIMISACKGGSAKSITAVMPYFPYSRQSKKKSHRGAITARMLANLLSVAGVDHVITLDLHASQMQGFFGKPVDNLFAEPFIARWIRMNVPGWKEAVVVSKNAGGTKRVTSLADTLKLNFGIVTTDRRRPKVAMSMTDSTVFFDSMNDSIPKDPKPFVLHLRKNSQRGESSERNTAETEELLRPVTPPAARRPSELEAAHEYTDVRVRDVITGRLVQGHIVDDDFPSGGPTSVPASGHTTPGQPSSQDQPESVPDAMVNSFISTTSSLPGDHALGGSFDAAESSDEEESNGRSVEQEKMITLVGDVRDRTVFLVDDMIDKSGSWIAAAETVVKRGGAKQVYCIATHGLFGGDSLEQMEACDAIDYIVVTNTFPITPQMMRKSKKLVIIDISSLLAESIRRHHYGESVSALFHLND comes from the exons ATGCGGGGAGTTCAAATCTTCTCTGGGACATCCCATCCTGTCCTTGCTGAGACCATCTGCGAGCGTCTAGGCACACTCCCCGCTCGGGCAGTGCTCGGAAAATTTGCAAATGGTGAGACAAGAGTGGACATTGGAGTTTCCGTGCGAAACCAAGATGTATACATTGTCCAGAGCGGCAGTCAGAAGATCAATGACAGTGTCATGGAGCTCTTGATCATGATCTCTGCTTGCAAGGGTGGTTCCGCGAAGTCGATCACAG CGGTTATGCC GTACTTTCCTTACTCCCGCCAGTCGAAAAAGAAGAGCCATCGGGGCGCCATCACCGCTCGAATGCTGGCGAACTTGCTTTCGGTCGCTGGAGTAGACCACGTCATTACTCTAGATTTGCAT GCGTCACAAATGCAAGGATTCTTCGGCAAGCCTGTGGATAACCTCTTTGCTGAGCCTTTTATCGCCCGTTGGATTCGAATGAACGTCCCTGGCTGGAAGGAGGCTGTCGTTGTCAGCAAAAACGCCGGAGGTACAAAGCGTGTAACATCGCTAGCGGACACCCTGAAGCTCAATTTTGGCATTGTCACCACCGACAGACGCCGTCCGAAGGTCGCTATGTCCATGACAGATAGTACTGTTTTTTTCGACTCTATGAATGATAGCATTCCCAAGGATCCGAAGCCTTTTGTCCTACACCTCCGCAAGAACTCGCAGCGCGGCGAATCGAGCGAACGCAACACCGCAGAGACCGAGGAACTACTGCGCCCGGTGACACCACCCGCTGCTCGTCGCCCATCAGAGTTGGAAGCAGCTCACGAGTATACGGACGTGCGTGTGCGTGATGTGATCACTGGCAGACTTGTACAGGGCCATATCGTGGATGATGATTTCCCCTCGGGTGGTCCCACTTCGGTACCTGCCTCTGGCCATACAACTCCAGGACAGCCGTCTAGCCAAGATCAACCTGAGTCCGTCCCAGACGCGATGGTCAACTCATTTATCTCAACCACATCTTCTCTACCTGGAGATCATGCTCTTGGTGGGTCGTTTGATGCCGCTGAATCTTcggatgaggaagagagcaaCGGGCGAAGCGTcgagcaggagaagatgatcaccCTGGTAGGTGATGTTCGAGACAGGACTGTTTTCCTTGTCGACGATATGATCGACAAGAGTGGCTCGTGGATTGCTGCCGCAGAAACGGTTGTCAAACGAGGCGGGGCTAAACAGGTCTACTGCATTGCTACACATGGACTTTTTGGCGGTGATTCCCTCGAGCAGATGGAAGCGTGTGACGCGATTGACTATATTGTTGTCACGAATACCTTCCCAATAACTCCccagatgatgagaaagtCGAAGAAATTGGTCATAATCGACATTTCGAGTCTTCTTGCGGAAAGTATCCGACGCCACCATTACGGTGAAAG TGTGTCGGCGCTTTTCCACCTCAACGACTAA
- a CDS encoding bifunctional precorrin-2 dehydrogenase/sirohydrochlorin ferrochelatase MET8 — MSHKYPPVQGGGSMIVAWQVKDKHVLVVGGGEVAAGRILHALNADAKVTVVCPHSGLNDEVAFRVSEGQVTHVDRTFEPEDLEGADMVLCAIDDPDASSRVWKLCKEKRIPANIADVPAECDFYFGSMYRDGPLQVMVSTNGNGPKLASIIRKKIAASLPDNMGAAIENVGKLRKKLRDVAARPEEGPNRMKWMSGVCESWSLEELVKMSEQDMDRLLTHFASGKIPSYNEICSS, encoded by the exons ATGTCGCACAAGTACCCTCCAGTTCAGGGAGGGGGCTCCATGATAGTTGCTTGGCAAGTCAAAGATAAACATGTCCTAGTGGTCGGCGGTGGTGAA GTAGCTGCAGGCCGCATTCTACACGCTCTGAACGCCGATGCCAAAGTAACAGTCGTCTGTCCTCACTCAGGTCTCAATGATGAGGTGGCTTTCCGTGTATCTGAGGGCCAAGTCACGCATGTTGATCGCACATTCGAGCCGGAAGATCTCGAAGGAGCAGATATGGTACTTTGCGCCATTGATGACCCCGACGCCTCGTCTCGCGTCTGGAAGCTGTGTAAGGAGAAGCGAATACCTGCCAACATAGCCGATGTGCCCGCAGAATGCGACTTCTACTTTGGCAGCATGTATCGCGATGGACCGCTCCAAGTGATGGTGAGCACGAATGGAAATGGACCTAAACTTGCAAGTATCATTCGCAAAAAAATCGCAGCATCATTGCCCGACAACATGGGTGCGGCCATAGAAAATGTGGGCAAACTACGCAAGAAACTACGCGACGTCGCTGCCAGGCCAGAGGAGGGGCCTAATAGAATGAAGTG GATGTCCGGGGTCTGCGAGTCATGGAGTCTCGAAGAGCTCGTGAAAATGAGCGAACAGGACATGGATCGTCTTCTTACTCACTTCGCATCTGGCAAGATTCCGTCTTATAACGAAATCTGTTCCAGCTAG
- a CDS encoding Arf family guanine nucleotide exchange factor SEC7 produces the protein MADVENGSSQEPNQTSLVLPQGDNKENTVDTSTPVETEDAVEEDSKPPLPLESQRQKIDLDEVTDSNSPQIKVDSSEITETADRPPSPPNDAADAERPEEHGSPQRDLKANDVTNSGNDQAEAPPGDSGDKQDDGAVPQFELTPGTRLRSDSRSTTATYATQRSVPVSSAVFIVNALETIGASKEAKKSKELDDAVKSALANVKQSDRLPIDPELIFRPLQLATKSLSIPLQVTALDCIGKLITYSYFAFPSSQDRKGSEIEATPEQTPLIERAIDAICDCFENEATPFEIQQQIIKSLLAAVLNDKIVVHGAGLLKAVRQIYNIFIYSKSNQNQQIAQGSLTQMVSTVFDRVRVRLELKELRLREGEKGQENTPDAATAETVEVPLSTDQDQTSDAASVVAPDQPVAKEPGEKLTLQSFESGKDVTSVADNAPTMVTRAKLSQKRTQSLSSTSGEEKEDGDGTTDDDEDEIYIKDAFLVFRALCKLSHKILSHEQQQDLKSQNMRSKLLSLHLLHYLINNHVSVFTSPLLTIRNNSNSSDAMTLLQAVRPHLCLSLSRNGSSSVPRVFEVCCEIFWLMLKHMRVMMKKELEVFLKEIYLAILEKRNSPAFQKQYFMELVERLADDPRALVEIYLNYDCDRTALENIFQNIIEQVSRYSSVPVAVSAVQQQHYQEHHVKISKVGADWHHRGTLPPTLTTAHITSIQQPTSQNVPSEYILKNQSLECLVEILQSLDNWASQRIDGPAAGVTNLLSQKSLDNSRESMDTNAATFLSSPRVEGTDDSTGRSTPVAEDDPSQIEKVKQRKTALMNAIQQFNFKAKRGIKLFIQEGFIRSDSPEDIASFLFRNDRLDKAMIGEYLGEGDAENIAIMHAFVDQMDFSKRRFVDALRQFLQHFRLPGEAQKIDRFMLKFAERYVTQNPNAFANADTAYVLAYSVIMLNTDQHSAKIKGRRMTKEDFIKNNRGINDNQDLPDEYLGSIFDEIANNEIVLDTEREHAANLGIATSTTTGGLASRAGQVFATVGRDIQGEKYAQASEEMANKTEQLYRSLIRAQRKTAVREALSRFIPATSVRHVGSMFNVTWMSFLSGLSAPMQDTQNLETIKLCMEGMKLAIRISCAFDLETPRVAFVTGLAKFTNLGNVREMVPKNVEALKALLDVALTEGNNLKSSWREVLTCVSQLDRLQLLTDGVDEGSLPDPSRARIVPQTPSDGSRKSMQASRRPPRPRSVNGPTAFRSEVAMESRSAEMIRGVDRIFTNTANLTHEAIIDFVRALSEVSWQEIQSSGQTKSPRTYSLQKLVEISYYNMTRVRIEWSKIWDVLGQHFNQVGCHTNTTVVFFALDSLRQLSMRFLEIEELPGFKFQKDFLKPFEHVMANSNAVTVKDMILRCLIQMIQARGDNIRSGWKTMFGVFTVAAREPYEGIVNMALEHVTQIYNTRFGVVITQGAFPDLIVCLTEFSKNMRFQKKSLQAIETLKSTVTKMLRTPECPLSHRGITSEGVQEDGTNLAKQLSRQSQEEQFWYPILIAFQDVLMTGDDLEVRSRALTYLFDTLIRHGGDFPQEFWDVLWRQLLYPIFVVLHSKSEMSKVPNHEELSVWLSTTMIQALRNMITLFTHYFDALEYMLGRILELLTLCICQENDTIARIGSNCLQQLILQNVAKFQQEHWTKVVGAFVELFSRTTAYELFTAAASISSKPASIRNENGEASNEDGLHKTEQETAESTRVQETPSDAPKVNGSQPVTSEHEEGDMPAASTPELEDYRPQAEPQQQPAAVTVARRRFFNRIITNCVLQLLMIETVHELFSNDKVYAEIPSHELLRLMGLLKKSYQFAKKFNEDKELRMQLWRQGFMKQPPNLLKQESGSAATYVHILFRMYHDEREERKSSRGETEAALIPLCADIIRSFVRLDEDSQHRNIVAWRPVVVDVIEGYTNFPSEGFDKHIETFYPLAVDLLGRDLNPEIRLALQSLFRRIGEARLGIAAVQTPISPRSSISQHHSRRYSRDH, from the exons ATGGCGGATGTTGAGAACGGCTCTTCGCAGGAGCCTAATCAGACATCTTTGGTGCTGCCGCAGGGAGACAACAAAGAGAATACTGTCGATACCTCAACGCCTGTTGAGACTGAAGATGCTGTCGAGGAAGACTCgaagcctcctcttcctctcgaGTCACAGAGGCAGAAAATTGATTTAGATGAAGTTACAGACTCCAATTCACCACAGATCAAAGTAGACTCCTCCGAAATAACAGAGACCGCGGACAGACCTCCGAGCCCTCCGAACGATGCCGCTGATGCTGAACGCCCCGAGGAACACGGCTCCCCTCAGCGGGACTTGAAAGCAAACGATGTCACTAATTCGGGAAATGATCAGGCAGAGGCTCCTCCAGGAGACTCTGGCGACAAGCAGGATGACGGCGCTGTGCCCCAGTTTGAGCTTACACCAGGTACCCGACTGCGCTCCGACTCGAGATCAACAACTGCTACGTATGCTACTCAGCGATCCGTGCCTGTCAGCTCTGCAGTGTTCATAGTCAACGCTCTCGAGACAATTGGGGCGTCTaaggaagcaaagaagagTAAAGAACTGGATGATGCCGTGAAGAGCGCGTTGGCGAACGTTAAGCAATCAGACCGTCTGCCGATTGATCCGGAACTTATATTTCGCCCTCTTCAGCTTGCGACAAAAAGCTTGAGCATCCCTTTACAAGTCACAGCGCTCGACTGTATCGGGAAACTCATAACTTACTCTTACTTTGCCTTTCCATCATCTCAGGATCGCAAGGGCTCGGAAATTGAGGCCACGCCAGAACAAACTCCTCTCATCGAACGTGCAATCGATGCCATCTGTGACTGCTTCGAGAACGAAGCCACCCCCTTTGAGATACAGCAACAGATCATCAAATCACTTCTTGCGGCAGTCCTAAATGATAAGATTGTGGTACACGGAGCTGGTCTCCTAAAGGCTGTCCGCCAAATATacaacatcttcatctacTCGAAGTCTAATCAGAATCAACAGATTGCCCAAGGGTCACTGACTCAGATGGTCAGCACAGTGTTCGACAGGGTCCGTGTGAGACTGGAGCTGAAAGAACTACGTTTGCgtgaaggagaaaaaggacaGGAGAACACACCTGATGCTGCGACAGCCGAAACCGTTGAAGTGCCCCTGTCAACCGATCAGGATCAGACATCTGATGCAGCCTCTGTTGTAGCACCTGATCAACCTGTCGCGAAGGAGCCTGGAGAAAAGCTTACTCTGCAAAGTTTCGAGTCAGGCAAGGATGTCACGTCCGTCGCAGATAACGCGCCGACAATGGTTACCCGCGCCAAGCTTTCTCAAAAAAGAACGCAGTCATTGTCTAGCACAtcaggggaagagaaggaggacgGCGACGGGACtaccgacgatgatgaggacgagatTTACATCAAGGACGCTTTCCTGGTATTTCGAGCTCTATGCAAGTTGAGCCATAAAATCCTCAGCCATGAACAGCAACAAGATCTCAAATCTCAGAATATGAGATCCAAGTTGTTATCCTTGCACCTCCTTCATtacctcatcaacaaccacGTCTCGGTCTTTACCTCCCCGCTCCTAACCATCAGGAACAACTCCAACAGCTCCGATGCTATGACGCTTCTGCAAGCTGTTCGGCCCCACTTGTGCCTCAGCCTGAGCCGAAACGGGTCGAGCTCAGTCCCCAGGGTCTTCGAGGTCTGCTGCGAAATCTTTTGGCTCATGTTGAAGCATATgagagtgatgatgaag AAAGAACTTGAGGTTTTCTTGAAAGAAATATACCTGGCAATTCTTGAGAAACGGAACTCACCTGCTTTTCAGAAGCAGTACTTCATGGAGCTTGTGGAAAGACTAGCCGATGATCCTCGTGCATTGGTAGAGATTTATCTCAATTATGACTGTGATCGCACTGCGCTGGAGAATATCTTCCAAAA CATCATTGAACAAGTCTCACGATACTCGAGCGTACCTGTCGCAGTTTCTGCAGTCCAACAGCAGCATTATCAAGAACACCATGTCAAGATATCAAAAGTGGGCGCAGATTGGCATCACAGAGGGACTCTGCCTCCGACACTCACGACAGCGCACATAACCAGTATTCAGCAGCCAACTTCCCAAAACGTTCCATCTGAGTATATCCTGAAGAACCAGTCACTGGAATGTTTAGTGGAGATTCTACAGTCACTGGACAACTGGGCCTCTCAACGAATTGATGGCCCAGCCGCTGGGGTTACAAATCTGCTGTCCCAGAAATCACTCGATAATTCCAGAGAGTCGATGGACACCAATGCTGCGACCTTTTTATCCTCTCCAAGAGTCGAGGGTACCGATGACAGCACTGGTCGGTCGACACCTGTGGCCGAAGACGATCCAAGCCAGATCGAGAAAGTCAAGCAGAGGAAAACTGCGCTGATGAACGCAATTCAGCAGTTCAATTTCAAGGCTAAGCGGGGTATCAAGCTCTTTATCCAAGAGGGCTTTATACGTTCAGACTCGCCCGAGGACATTGCAAGTTTCTTGTTTCGCAATGATCGACTGGATAAGGCCATGATAGGGGAATATCTCGGTGAAGGCGATGCAGAGAACATTGCCATTATGCATGCATTTGTGGACCAAATGGACTTCTCTAAGCGACGCTTTGTGGATGCACTTCGTCAGTTCCTGCAACACTTTCGATTGCCCGGGGAGGCCCAGAAGATAGATCGTTTCATGCTCAAGTTTGCCGAACGCTACGTGACTCAAAATCCGAATGCCTTCGCCAACGCGGACACTGCATACGTGTTGGCTTACTCGGTCATTATGCTCAATACAGATCAACACAGCGCTAAGATCAAGGGTCGCCGCATGACTAAAGAGGACTTCATCAAGAACAATCGGGGTATAAACGATAACCAAGACTTGCCCGATGAGTATCTGGGGTCCATATTTGATGAGATCGCCAACAACGAGATTGTGCTCGACACTGAACGAGAGCACGCTGCAAATCTGGGCATTGCCACGTCTACTACCACAGGTGGCTTAGCTTCCAGGGCAGGACAGGTCTTTGCAACGGTAGGAAGGGACATCCAAGGCGAAAAGTATGCCCAAGCATCTGAAGAAATGGCCAATAAGACGGAGCAACTCTATCGGAGTTTGATTAGAGCGCAGCGGAAGACGGCCGTTAGAGAGGCCCTCTCACGCTTCATCCCCGCGACTTCGGTACGGCATGTTGGATCTATGTTCAATGTGACTTGGATGTCTTTCCTCTCCGGATTGTCGGCTCCCATGCAAGACACACAGAATCTTGAAACCATTAAGCTCTGCATGGAAGGAATGAAACTGGCGATACGTATCAGTTGCGCTTTTGATCTGGAGACTCCCCGGGTCGCATTCGTAACAGGCCTTGCCAAATTCACAAATCTGGGCAACGTCAGGGAGATGGTACCAAAGAATGTTGAGGCTTTGAAGGCGCTGCTCGACGTGGCACTCACCGAAGGGAACAATCTGAAGAGTTCCTGGAGAGAAGTCCTCACCTGTGTCAGCCAGCTCGACCGGCTTCAACTTCTCACTGATGGCGTCGATGAAGGTTCATTACCCGATCCATCTCGCGCCCGTATTGTACCACAAACTCCATCTGATGGATCCCGCAAATCTATGCAGGCGTCAAGACGCCCACCCCGTCCGCGGTCAGTCAACGGACCTACAGCTTTCCGTTCTGAGGTTGCTATGGAAAGTCGATCCGCTGAAATGATACGCGGAGTGGACCGCATCTTTACAAATACTGCAAATCTCACTCATGAAGCTATCATTGACTTTGTTCGTGCTTTAAGCGAAGTGAGTTGGCAGGAGATTCAATCTTCAGGTCAGACAAAGTCCCCTCGAACATACAGCTTGCAGAAGCTTGTTGAGATTAGCTATTACAACATGACCAGAGTCAGGATAGAGTGGTCGAAGATCTGGGATGTCCTTGGGCAGCACTTCAATCAGGTTGGATGCCACACCAACACTACCGTGGTGTTTTTTGCACTGGATTCCCTCCGGCAACTATCCATGCGTTTTCTGGAAATTGAAGAGCTTCCTGGTTTCAAATTCCAAAAGGACTTTCTCAAGCCGTTTGAGCATGTGATGGCCAATAGTAATGCCGTTACTGTGAAGGATATGATTCTTCGATGCCTGATACAGATGATCCAGGCACGTGGAGATAACATCCGCTCAGGCTGGAAAACAATGTTCGGCGTCTTCACAGTCGCTGCCCGGGAACCATACG AGGGAATCGTCAACATGGCATTGGAACATGTCACTCAAATTTACAACACGCGGTTCGGTGTGGTCATCACACAGGGAGCTTTCCCTGACCTAATCGTTTGTCTCACGGAGTTCTCCAAGAACATGCGATTCCAGAAGAAGTCTTTGCAAGCGATCGAGACCTTGAAATCAACTGTCACGAAGATGCTCAGGACACCAGAGTGCCCTCTATCACACCGTGGAATCACATCTGAAGGTGTTCAAGAGGATGGCACAAACCTGGCCAAGCAATTATCACGGCAATCTCAAGAAGAGCAGTTCTGGTATCCTATCTTGATTGCCTTCCAGGATGTATTGATGACGGGAGATGACCTTGAGGTTCGATCAAG AGCATTGACTTATCTTTTTGACACACTGATTCGTCACGGAGGCGACTTTCCTCAAGAATTTTGGGATGTCTTGTGGAGACAGCTTCTCTACCCTatcttcgtcgtccttcACTCCAAATCGGAGATGTCCAAGGTGCCAAACCATGAAGAACTCTCCGTATGGCTGTCAACAACAATGATACAAGCTTTGAGGAACATGATTACACTTTTCACGCATTATTTTGATGCGCTGGAATATATGTTGGGTCGTATACTCGAGCTTCTTACACTATGTATCTGCCAAGAAAACGACACAATTGCGCGGATTGGTAGCAATTGCCTGCAACAACTGATTCTGCAGAATGTTGCAAAGTTCCAACAGGAACACTGGACCAAGGTTGTAGGCGCTTTCGTGGAACTTTTCAGCAGGACCACGGCCTACGAGTTATTCACAGCCGCCGCCTCGATATCTTCGAAGCCAGCTTCAATTAGGAACGAGAACGGGGAGGCATCCAACGAAGATGGCCTTCACAAGACGGAGCAAGAGACAGCCGAGTCAACGCGTGTCCAGGAAACTCCATCGGACGCCCCCAAGGTGAATGGATCACAGCCTGTGACTTCTGAGCACGAAGAGGGCGACATGCCTGCCGCTTCGACTCCCGAGTTGGAAGATTACCGCCCGCAGGCCGAACCTCAACAGCAGCCCGCTGCCGTGACCGTCGCGCGGCGCCGGTTCTTTAATCGCATCATAACAAACTGCGTGCTTCAACTACTTATGATTGAGACTGTCCACGAACTGTTTTCGAATGACAAGGTCTATGCTGAGATCCCAAGCCACGAACTTCTCCGTTTGATGGGGCTGCTCAAGAAAAGCTATCAGTTTGCGAAAAAGTTCAACGAGGACAAAGAGCTCCGGATGCAGCTCTGGCGCCAAGGCTTCATGAAACAACCGCCCAACCTGCTTAAACAGGAAAGTGGCAGTGCTGCTACATATGTTCACATCCTTTTCCGCATGTACCACGATGAGCGAGAGGAACGAAAGAGCAGCCGCGGGGAAACAGAGGCTGCGCTTATTCC TCTCTGCGCCGATATTATCCGAAGCTTCGTCCGACTCGATGAAGATTCTCAGCACCGAAACATAGTGGCCTGGCGCCCTGTAGTTGTTGATGTCATCGAGGGCTATACAAACTTCCCGTCTGAAGGTTTCGATAAACATATCGAGACTTTCTACCCATTAGCGGTCGATCTATTGGGCCGCGACCTTAACCCCGAAATCCGCCTCGCTCTTCAGTCCCTGTTTCGAAGAATCGGAGAAGCAAGACTGGGTATAGCTGCTGTGCAGACACCCATCAGCCCCAGGAGCTCTATCTCACAGCACCACTCCCGCAGGTATAGTCGGGATCACTAG
- a CDS encoding putative pyruvate dehydrogenase complex, dihydrolipoamide acetyltransferase component produces the protein MVASAVRMRIPSAMLSKGGLYVRRPHVIHRFKDAVQPQLPALSALSRFYASKSFPPHTIISMPALSPTMSAGNIGAWQKKAGDSLSPGDVLVEIETDKAQMDFEFQEEGVLAKVLKETGEKDVAVGTPIAVLVEEGTDVAPFESFTLEDAGGDKGTAPPKESKEEPKAEAAPAPSTPEPAPAAQEPETSTEKLQPSLDREPNISPAAKALALEKGVPIKALKGTGRGGQITKEDVEKYKPSISAAAAAPTYEDIPLTSMRKTIATRLQQSMRENPHFFVSTTLSVTKLLKLRQALNASAEGKYKLSVNDFLVKACAAALMKVPAVNSSWREENGQVVIRQHNTVDISVAVATPNGLITPVVKNVHSLGLSSISNQIKDLGKRARENKLKPEEYQGGTFTISNMGMNPAVERFTAVINPPQAAILAVGTTRKVAVPVETEEGTSVEWDDQIIVTGSFDHKVVDGAVGAEWIKELKKIVENPLELLL, from the exons ATGGTTGCCTCAGCTGTCCGAATGCGCATTCCCAGCGCCATGTTGTCAAAAGGCGGCCTCTACGTGAGGCGGCCTCACGTTATTCACAGATTCAAGGATGCTGTCCA ACCCCAATTGCCTGCGTTATCCGCCCTCTCCCGTTTCTATGCCTCCAAGT CCTTTCCGCCCCACACCATCATCAGCATGCCTGCCCTCTCGCCCACGATGTCCGCAGGAAACATTGGAGCTTGGCAGAAGAAGGCCGGTGATTCCCTGTCGCCGGGTGATGTTCTCGTGGAAATCGAGACCGATAAGGCACAGATGGACTTTGAATTTCAAGAGGAGGGTGTCTTGGCCAAGGTTCTGAAGGAGACTGGTGAGAAGGATGTGGCTGTCGGCACT CCTATCGCCGTCCTTGTGGAGGAAGGAACAGATGTCGCCCCCTTTGAGAGCTTTACTCTGGAAGACGCTGGTGGTGATAAGGGAACTGCTCCCCCCAAGgagagcaaggaggagcCCAAGGCTGAGGCTGCACCAGCGCCCTCGACGCCCGAGCCTGCACCCGCCGCTCAGGAGCCTGAGACATCTACTGAGAAGCTCCAGCCTAGCCTTGACCGTGAGCCCAACATCAGCCCTGCTGCCAAGGCATTGGCCCTGGAGAAAGGTGTTCCGATCAAGGCTCTCAAGGGTACTGGGCGTGGTGGCCAGATCACCAAGGAAGATGTGGAGAAGTACAAGCCTAGCATttccgccgccgctgccgcccCTACGTATGAAGACATCCCTCTCACATCTATGCGCAAGACCATTGCTACCCGTCTGCAGCAGTCGATGAGAGAGAACCCTCACTTCTTCGTTTCGACCACTCTGTCCGTTACGAAGCTTCTGAAGCTACGCCAGGCTCTCAACGCTTCTGCTGAGGGCAAATACAAGCTCTCCGTCAACGACTTCCTTGTCAAGGCTTGTGCTGCCGCTCTTATGAAGGTCCCTGCGGTCAACTCGAGCTGGCGCGAGGAGAACGGCCAGGTTGTCATCCGCCAGCACAACACCGTTGATATTAGTGTCGCTGTTGCCACTCCTAATGGTCTTATCACTCCCGTTGTCAAGAACGTACATAGTCTTGGcctttccagcatctctAACCAGATCAAGGACCTCGGCAAGCGCGCTCGGGAGAACAAGCTCAAGCCTGAGGAGTACCAGGGCGGCACTTTTACCATCAGCAACATGGGCATGAACCCTGCTGTTGAGCGGTTCACCGCTGTCATCAACCCCCCTCAGGCTGCTATCTTGGCCGTCGGCACCACCCGCAAGGTTGCTGTTCCCGTTGAGACCGAGGAGGGTACTTCTGTTGAGTGGGATGACCAGATTATCGTGACTGGCAGCTTCGACCACAAGGTTGTCgatggtgctgttggtgCTGAATGGATCAAggaactgaagaagattgttGAGAACCcccttgagcttcttctgtgA
- a CDS encoding golgi SNAP receptor complex member 2 family protein produces the protein MNSLFNSALKQSSAIRRDLDTFSQSPATTSAALQGQIAASLASLSRTIDDYSALSKKELIPEKQEKAFERVKNFRAELADYRTHFDQLRKEREEAQSVTNRNELLGRRPHHAATPENPYAQSSLPQSSSFANTSSSRSGLSFGASPADYTRETHALREQSFFANTNSQLDEFLDRGRAVLADLGQQREVLKGTQRRLYSVANTLGVSGDTIRKVERRAKQDKWIFWGGVLVFFLFCWLVLHFLR, from the exons ATG AACTCCCTTTTCAATTCAGCACTCAAGCAGTCTTCTGCCATCCGCCGCGATCTGGACACATTCTCTCAGTCGCCCGCAACAACATCTGCAGCTTTACAAG GCCAGATTGCAGCTTCTCTGGCGTCGCTATCACGGACTATCGATGACTATTCGGCCCTGTCCAAGAAGGAACTGATACCtgagaagcaagaaaaggcGTTTGAAAGAGTCAAGAATTTTCGTGCCGAGCTTGCGGATTATAGGACACACTTTGATCAACTCCGAAAGGAGCGTGAAGAAGCT CAATCGGTGACAAATCGCAACGAGCTGCTTGGTCGACGACCACACCACGCAGCGACTCCTGAGAACCCATATGCCCAATCTTCCCTCCCCCAATCTTCGTCTTTCGCAAACACTTCATCATCCCGCTCAGGGCTCAGCTTCGGAGCTTCGCCAGCGGATTACACCAGGGAGACGCATGCACTCCGAGAGCAATCTTTTTTTGCCAACACGAACTCGCAACTTGATGAATTTCTCGATAGAGGCCGCGCTGTTCTAGCAGACCTTGGGCAACAACGCGAGGTGCTGAAAGGCACGCAGCGCCGGCTATACAGCGTTGCGAATACCCTGGGTGTGAGTGGTGACACGATTCGAAAAGTCGAACGAAGAGCAAAGCAGGACAAGTGGATATTTTGGGGTGGCGTTCtcgttttcttcctcttttgcTGGTTGGTATTACACTTTTTGAGGTAA